From the Mangifera indica cultivar Alphonso chromosome 10, CATAS_Mindica_2.1, whole genome shotgun sequence genome, one window contains:
- the LOC123226869 gene encoding 60S ribosomal protein L21-1, producing MPAGHGVRARTRDLFARGFRKKGYIPLLTYLRTYKIGDYVDVKVNGAVHKGMPHKFYHGRTGRVWNVTKRAIGVEVNKQVGNRIIRKRIHVRVEHVQPSRCTEELKLRKKKNDELKAEAKARGEVISTKRQPEGPKPGFMVECATLETVTPIPYDVVNDLKGGY from the exons ATGCCGGCCGGTCATGGTGTGAGAGCGAGAACAAGGGATCTCTTTGCCAGGGGATTCAGAAAGAAGGGTTACATCCCATTATTGACCTATCTTAGAACTTACAAGATCGGTGATTATGTTGACGTCAAGGTTAATGGCGCCGTTCACAAGGGAATGCCCCACAAGTTCTACCATGGTCGCACTGGCCGCGTTTGGAACGTCACCAAACGCGCCATCGGTGTCGAGGTCAACAAGCAG GTGGGTAACAGGATAATTAGGAAGAGGATCCATGTTCGTGTGGAGCATGTGCAGCCATCCAGGTGTACCGAGGAACTCAagctgaggaagaagaagaatgatgaaCTCAAGGCTGAAGCAAAGGCCAGGGGTGAGGTCATCAGTACAAAGAGACAACCAGAGGGCCCTAAACCAGGTTTCATGGTGGAATGTGCAACATTGGAAACCGTCACACCCATTCCATATGATGTTGTTAACGATCTGAAGGGAGGTTACTAG
- the LOC123228208 gene encoding dirigent protein 22-like, whose product MAANTFFRKLMPILLVLLSSSLTSAKSNHFSKTLSPKSLGLKKQKLSHLHFYFHDIVSGKNPTAVRIAEAAMTNKSATLFGAVVMMDDPLTMQPELNSQPVGRAQGIYSSASQSETAFLMVLNFAFTHGKYNGSTLSVLGRNTVFNAVRELPIVGGSGLFRFASGYAKARTHTFELQSGDAVVEYNVYVFHY is encoded by the coding sequence ATGGCCGCCAACACCTTCTTCCGAAAACTCATGCCAATTCTCCTCGTACTCCTCTCCTCATCGCTAACCTCCGCAAAATCTAACCACTTTTCCAAAACCCTCTCTCCAAAATCCCTTGGCCTTAAGAAACAAAAGCTCAGCCATCTCCACTTCTACTTTCACGACATTGTCAGCGGCAAAAACCCCACTGCCGTTCGGATCGCTGAGGCTGCCATGACCAACAAATCCGCCACCCTCTTCGGCGCCGTGGTCATGATGGACGACCCTCTGACGATGCAACCCGAGCTCAACTCCCAGCCGGTGGGGAGAGCTCAAGGGATTTACTCTTCGGCTTCACAAAGCGAGACCGCATTCTTGATGGTCTTAAACTTTGCCTTCACTCACGGCAAGTACAACGGAAGTACTCTCAGTGTTCTGGGCCGCAACACGGTGTTTAATGCGGTGAGGGAGCTGCCGATCGTTGGCGGATCGGGGCTTTTCCGGTTTGCTTCGGGCTATGCTAAGGCCAGGACTCACACTTTTGAATTGCAGTCGGGGGATGCAGTCGTTGAGTATAATGTTTATGTGTTTCATTATtga